One Solibacillus sp. R5-41 DNA segment encodes these proteins:
- a CDS encoding Fur family transcriptional regulator, whose product MESRIDRIKKQLHSASYKLTPQREATVAVLLEHEEDHLSAEDVYLLVKEKAPEIGLATVYRTLELLTELKIVDKINFGDGVSRYDLRQEGAKHFHHHLVCIECGAVDEIQEDLLEDVEVIVEKRWNFIIKDHRLTFHGICWRCHDKEENVGDSNA is encoded by the coding sequence ATGGAGAGCCGTATTGATCGAATTAAAAAACAACTGCATAGTGCGAGCTATAAGCTGACGCCACAGCGAGAAGCAACCGTAGCAGTTTTATTAGAGCATGAGGAAGACCATTTAAGTGCTGAAGATGTTTACTTATTAGTAAAAGAAAAGGCACCTGAAATTGGTTTAGCAACAGTTTATCGCACACTGGAGCTATTAACAGAATTGAAAATCGTGGATAAAATTAATTTTGGTGATGGCGTATCTCGATATGATTTGCGTCAAGAAGGTGCAAAACATTTCCACCATCATTTAGTTTGTATCGAATGTGGCGCAGTAGACGAAATTCAAGAAGATTTATTGGAAGACGTAGAAGTCATTGTGGAGAAGCGTTGGAACTTCATTATTAAAGACCATCGATTAACGTTCCACGGCATTTGCTGGCGTTGTCATGATAAAGAAGAAAATGTTGGAGACAGTAATGCCTAA
- a CDS encoding GGDEF domain-containing protein, which produces MQKLLAKLLLSLLIFTIIIVCVITLANRHLLVQDIKQRQDESRALIENHILSDMQMVDNAHFYFNRTYFEQMKNELLFLQNYYESNPDIYSWDVQEINDRTGMQLYIIDSQNKIVVSTNEPSVGLDLSECCARFAAFLDKRRQWDEFYTDGIENAEVTKDLWKFSFLPTKDKQYILELGGELQGSPIFKTFNYFDTADSLIVEYEDLHSIEIISEEGFFLQTRDDIKTIDELSTELKEVYQKVTETDQPAEVIINLKNGKMDTHRFIPYHVVNEQGDSTKRIIYVQYSNCTELQLLYKNTQQFWMLLGVGIVTAGILLVIILKILTETIRLATFDQLTGVYNRSSYLKYIERLIQKKNMKHIGLLLIDLDNFKQVNDQYGHLEGDEVLKQMADILRNAIGKKGSVVRFGGDEFAIVLEDANDQELHNIANDVLTSVRKKQQEHSIWKLLSVSIGGTIQENPQETEVNIFMRGDKALYQSKNMGKDQYSFISNK; this is translated from the coding sequence ATGCAAAAATTATTGGCAAAATTACTTCTCAGTTTATTAATATTTACGATTATTATCGTATGTGTTATTACACTAGCAAATAGGCATCTATTAGTACAGGATATTAAGCAGCGCCAGGATGAAAGCCGTGCGCTAATCGAAAATCATATATTGTCGGATATGCAAATGGTTGATAATGCACATTTTTATTTTAATCGAACATATTTTGAGCAAATGAAAAACGAGTTACTTTTTTTACAAAACTATTATGAATCAAACCCGGATATTTATTCATGGGATGTTCAAGAAATAAATGACCGTACAGGGATGCAACTTTACATAATTGATTCACAAAATAAAATTGTCGTATCGACGAATGAACCGAGTGTCGGACTCGATTTATCCGAATGCTGTGCAAGGTTTGCTGCGTTTTTAGATAAAAGAAGACAGTGGGATGAATTTTATACAGACGGTATAGAAAATGCAGAAGTGACGAAGGATTTGTGGAAATTTAGTTTTTTACCTACGAAAGACAAACAATACATATTAGAGTTAGGGGGTGAATTGCAAGGTTCCCCTATTTTTAAAACCTTTAATTATTTTGATACAGCAGATAGTTTAATTGTGGAATACGAAGATTTACATAGTATTGAAATTATTAGTGAAGAAGGATTCTTCTTACAAACGAGAGATGATATTAAAACGATTGATGAGTTAAGTACAGAGTTAAAGGAAGTGTATCAAAAAGTAACTGAAACCGACCAACCAGCGGAAGTGATAATTAATTTAAAAAATGGAAAAATGGATACACACCGTTTTATTCCGTATCATGTGGTAAACGAGCAGGGGGATTCAACGAAAAGGATTATCTATGTGCAATATAGCAATTGCACAGAATTGCAGCTTTTATATAAGAATACACAGCAGTTTTGGATGTTGTTAGGAGTAGGCATTGTCACAGCAGGCATACTATTAGTTATTATTTTGAAAATATTAACGGAGACGATTCGTTTAGCAACGTTTGACCAATTAACAGGGGTATATAATCGCTCTTCCTATTTAAAGTATATCGAACGATTAATCCAGAAGAAAAATATGAAGCACATCGGTTTATTATTAATTGATTTGGACAACTTTAAACAAGTAAACGATCAATATGGGCATTTAGAAGGTGATGAAGTGCTCAAGCAGATGGCGGATATTTTGCGGAATGCTATCGGTAAAAAAGGTTCTGTTGTGCGGTTTGGTGGGGATGAGTTTGCCATTGTTTTGGAGGATGCGAATGACCAGGAGCTACATAATATAGCGAATGATGTATTAACAAGTGTCCGAAAGAAACAACAAGAACATTCCATATGGAAATTGTTATCTGTAAGTATTGGTGGGACAATTCAAGAAAACCCTCAGGAAACGGAAGTGAATATTTTCATGCGCGGAGATAAAGCGCTTTACCAATCAAAAAATATGGGAAAAGATCAATATTCATTCATTTCAAATAAGTAG
- a CDS encoding hemolysin family protein — protein MTTIINLTIFTMLIALTAFFVATEFAIVKVRQSRIDQLVAEGKTGSLAAKNVTTHLDEYLSACQLGITVTALGIGMVGESTFEFILHPLFDTIGIPTDYIHWFTIGGAFFLATFFHVVVGELAPKTIAIQKAEAVTLLFSKPIQFFYKIMFPLIWLLNGSSRLLLKALGMQPASEHEISHTEEELRLLLSESYKSGEINMNELKYVNNVFEFDDKIAREIMVPRTDIVGFEIHASFEEVLTQISEERYTRYPVYDGDRDNILGFLNIKDFLTLGMNNRIQPETFMLTDFINPVIRTIETTPIQNLLQIMQKKRIHIAILLDEYGGTSGMVTVEDILEELVGEIRDEFDDDEIPEIRKVEEDHYIVSSKALLDDISKLLQLELEDPNIDTIGGWYFSNMQDLNIEDSYIHEGYEFKIREIDGHQIQYLEIKKLVAMEVTEKA, from the coding sequence TTGACCACAATTATAAACTTAACGATTTTCACGATGTTAATCGCTTTAACCGCATTTTTCGTAGCGACTGAATTCGCTATTGTAAAGGTGCGTCAATCTCGTATTGATCAGCTCGTTGCTGAAGGTAAAACTGGCTCATTAGCCGCTAAAAATGTAACAACTCATCTGGATGAGTATTTATCAGCCTGCCAATTAGGTATTACGGTAACCGCACTTGGAATCGGTATGGTTGGAGAATCGACTTTTGAATTCATTCTCCACCCATTATTCGACACAATAGGTATTCCAACTGATTATATTCATTGGTTCACAATTGGTGGAGCCTTTTTCTTAGCTACATTTTTCCACGTAGTTGTTGGAGAATTAGCACCAAAAACGATTGCGATTCAAAAAGCAGAGGCTGTAACGCTTTTATTTTCTAAGCCAATTCAGTTTTTCTATAAAATCATGTTCCCATTAATTTGGTTATTAAATGGCTCATCCCGTCTATTATTAAAAGCTTTAGGTATGCAACCTGCAAGCGAACATGAAATTTCTCATACAGAAGAAGAATTACGTTTATTACTTTCAGAGAGCTATAAATCGGGTGAGATTAATATGAACGAATTAAAATATGTGAATAATGTATTTGAATTTGATGATAAAATTGCTCGTGAAATTATGGTACCTCGTACAGATATTGTTGGTTTTGAGATTCACGCATCTTTTGAGGAAGTATTAACACAAATTTCAGAGGAACGTTATACACGTTACCCTGTTTATGATGGCGACCGTGATAATATTTTAGGTTTCTTAAATATTAAAGATTTTTTAACACTCGGTATGAATAATCGCATTCAACCTGAAACCTTTATGTTAACTGATTTTATTAACCCTGTTATTCGGACAATTGAAACGACGCCAATTCAAAATTTACTACAAATTATGCAAAAGAAACGCATTCATATTGCGATTCTTTTAGATGAATACGGCGGTACAAGTGGTATGGTGACAGTTGAGGATATTTTAGAAGAGCTTGTCGGTGAAATTCGCGATGAATTTGATGATGATGAAATTCCGGAAATCCGCAAAGTTGAGGAGGACCATTACATTGTCTCTTCAAAAGCTTTATTGGATGACATCTCCAAACTTTTACAACTTGAATTAGAAGATCCTAATATTGACACAATCGGTGGTTGGTATTTTTCTAATATGCAAGACTTAAACATTGAAGATTCTTACATTCATGAAGGCTATGAATTTAAAATAAGAGAAATCGATGGTCACCAAATTCAATATTTAGAAATTAAAAAATTAGTTGCAATGGAAGTTACAGAAAAAGCGTAA
- a CDS encoding MerR family transcriptional regulator has translation MEKLKIGELASASGVTKRTIDYYTNLGLLTVERSASNYRYYDCAMIERIHWIEAQKKRGKCLEEIHSLLAPATMIHEEIDVQDIRLQMRKLEKDVAMLMEQLDDNEKQKLKKKVSPESVALMQSLLLILNN, from the coding sequence ATCGAGAAACTAAAAATTGGTGAGCTTGCCTCTGCATCAGGGGTAACAAAGCGAACAATTGACTACTATACTAATTTAGGACTGCTTACAGTGGAACGCTCCGCATCAAATTATCGCTACTACGACTGTGCGATGATTGAACGAATTCATTGGATTGAAGCGCAAAAAAAACGAGGGAAATGCCTCGAAGAAATTCATTCCTTATTGGCTCCAGCAACAATGATACATGAGGAAATAGATGTTCAAGACATTCGACTACAAATGCGCAAACTTGAAAAAGATGTCGCTATGCTTATGGAACAATTAGATGACAATGAAAAGCAAAAATTAAAGAAAAAAGTGTCTCCCGAAAGTGTAGCACTTATGCAATCACTATTATTAATTTTAAATAACTAG
- the xerD gene encoding site-specific tyrosine recombinase XerD: MQSLKDPIEDYLHFIKVERQLSDNTLQSYKRDLIAYARHLHAEQDIHSFNIVTRHHILNFLDSLRAVGKSSKTISRQISSVRSFHQFLLREKVAEQDPTVHLEMPKKEQTLPKVLSIEEIDALITAPTIEKPQGVRDIALLELLYGSGMRISELIALNLEDIHITMGFVRVFGKGGKERIIPLGRGAIHACTDYLNEARHILLGSAPKNDAFFITQRGKRFTRQGCWKIIKGHALTAGIQKEITPHVLRHSFATHLIENGADLRAVQELLGHADISTTQIYTHVSKTRLSEVYKQFHPRA, from the coding sequence ATGCAATCATTAAAAGATCCAATTGAAGATTATCTTCACTTTATTAAAGTAGAACGCCAGCTTTCAGATAATACGCTGCAATCCTATAAAAGGGATTTAATTGCTTATGCACGTCATCTACATGCTGAACAAGATATTCATTCCTTTAACATTGTCACACGTCATCATATTTTAAATTTTTTAGATAGTTTACGTGCCGTTGGGAAATCATCTAAAACCATTTCAAGACAAATATCGTCGGTGCGATCCTTTCATCAATTTTTATTGCGTGAAAAAGTAGCAGAACAAGATCCAACTGTTCATTTAGAAATGCCAAAAAAAGAGCAAACTTTGCCCAAGGTGCTATCTATTGAAGAAATAGATGCATTAATTACCGCTCCAACAATTGAGAAACCACAAGGAGTGCGTGATATTGCGCTATTAGAATTATTATATGGCTCGGGTATGCGGATTAGTGAGTTAATCGCATTGAATTTAGAGGACATCCATATTACGATGGGCTTCGTTCGTGTATTTGGTAAAGGTGGTAAGGAGCGAATTATTCCTTTAGGAAGAGGAGCGATTCATGCCTGTACGGATTATTTAAACGAAGCGAGACACATATTATTAGGGAGCGCACCAAAAAATGATGCGTTTTTTATTACACAGAGAGGGAAACGCTTTACAAGACAGGGCTGTTGGAAAATTATTAAAGGCCACGCTTTGACAGCGGGTATTCAAAAAGAGATTACACCCCATGTTTTACGGCATTCCTTTGCGACACATTTGATTGAAAACGGAGCGGATTTACGAGCAGTTCAGGAGTTATTAGGGCATGCAGACATTTCAACAACACAAATTTATACACATGTAAGTAAAACGAGGTTATCGGAAGTTTATAAGCAATTTCATCCACGGGCATAG
- the deoB gene encoding phosphopentomutase produces the protein MNPFKKIHVIVMDSVGIGEAPDAHMFGDVGSHTLGHIAEQMDGLTMPTMANLGLSNIHELKGIEKAENPRAFYGMMQETSVGKDTMTGHWEIMGLHIDKPFKVYPEGFPPALVAKIEEATGRKVICNLPYSGTQVIDDFAKEHMETGALIVYTSADPVLQIAAHEEVIPLEELYKICEIVRELTLDPEYLVGRIIARPFVGTPGNFTRTSNRHDYALTPFGRTTMAEMKDAGLDVIAIGKISDIFNGDGVTESIRTKNNTDGMDKMVDVVKRDFHGLSFLNLVDFDANFGHRRDPLGYGEALEEFDRRLPEVLAELSDEDLLMITADHGNDPTFTGTDHTREFVPLLVYSPRFEKGSQLPLRETFADIAATIAENFNIAAPEFGKSFLNELK, from the coding sequence ATGAACCCGTTTAAAAAAATTCACGTTATTGTAATGGATTCTGTAGGTATTGGAGAAGCACCAGATGCACATATGTTTGGAGATGTAGGTTCACATACATTAGGTCATATCGCTGAACAAATGGACGGCTTAACAATGCCAACAATGGCCAACTTAGGATTGTCGAATATTCATGAATTGAAAGGGATTGAAAAAGCAGAAAATCCACGAGCATTTTATGGCATGATGCAAGAAACGTCAGTTGGAAAAGATACAATGACGGGGCACTGGGAAATTATGGGTTTACATATTGATAAACCATTTAAAGTATACCCAGAAGGCTTTCCACCAGCTTTAGTTGCAAAAATAGAAGAAGCAACTGGTCGCAAAGTAATTTGTAATTTACCATACAGCGGTACACAAGTTATTGACGACTTCGCAAAAGAGCATATGGAAACAGGTGCACTAATTGTTTATACATCTGCGGATCCTGTCCTACAAATTGCTGCACATGAAGAAGTGATTCCACTTGAAGAATTGTATAAAATTTGCGAAATCGTACGTGAATTAACGCTTGATCCTGAATATTTAGTTGGTCGCATTATTGCGCGTCCATTCGTTGGAACACCAGGCAACTTTACACGTACGTCAAACCGTCATGACTATGCATTAACACCATTCGGTCGCACAACAATGGCGGAAATGAAGGATGCAGGTCTTGATGTGATTGCCATTGGTAAAATTTCAGACATCTTTAACGGAGATGGAGTGACAGAATCGATTCGCACAAAAAACAATACAGATGGTATGGATAAGATGGTAGATGTCGTAAAGCGTGATTTCCATGGCTTAAGCTTCTTAAATTTAGTAGATTTCGACGCCAATTTTGGACATCGTCGTGATCCACTAGGCTACGGTGAGGCACTTGAAGAATTTGACCGTCGCTTACCGGAAGTTTTGGCAGAACTGTCAGATGAAGATTTATTAATGATTACAGCAGATCATGGAAATGACCCAACATTTACAGGGACAGATCATACGAGAGAATTTGTTCCGTTACTTGTTTATTCACCACGTTTTGAAAAGGGTTCACAATTACCGTTGCGCGAAACATTTGCGGATATTGCAGCGACAATTGCGGAAAACTTTAACATAGCAGCACCTGAATTTGGGAAAAGCTTTTTAAATGAGCTGAAATAA
- a CDS encoding pyrimidine-nucleoside phosphorylase, giving the protein MRMVDIIEKKRDGGELSKEEIHFFVKGYTDGLIPDYQASALCMAIYFQDMTDQERADLTMAMVESGDQIDLSAIAGIKVDKHSTGGVGDTTTLPLAAMVAAVGVPVAKMSGRGLGHTGGTIDKLEAIEGFHVELSNDNFAKQVNEIGMAVIGQSGNLTPADKMLYALRDVTGTVSSIPLIASSIMSKKIAAGADAIVLDVKTGDGAFMKTVEDSKLLAQAMVKIGNNVGRKTMAIISDMSQPLGFAIGNALEVKEAIDTLKGNGPEDLNELCYTLGSQMVVLGGKAKTIDEARKMLEEVVANGAALEVLKKFITAQDGDASVVEDTTRLPQAQFEIEVPAKESGYISKIEADDIGTAAMLLGAGRATKESEIDLAVGLVLRKKIGDPVTQGESLMTIYANQQNVDDVLAKIYQHVHISSNKVSAPNLIEAVITE; this is encoded by the coding sequence GTGAGAATGGTTGATATTATTGAGAAAAAACGTGATGGAGGAGAGCTGTCAAAAGAAGAAATCCATTTTTTTGTAAAAGGATATACTGATGGCTTAATTCCGGATTATCAAGCAAGTGCTTTATGTATGGCAATTTATTTTCAAGATATGACAGACCAAGAGCGCGCGGATTTAACGATGGCGATGGTTGAATCAGGTGATCAAATTGACCTTTCTGCAATAGCAGGCATCAAGGTGGATAAGCACTCTACTGGTGGAGTGGGCGATACAACTACATTGCCGTTAGCCGCTATGGTTGCAGCAGTTGGCGTACCCGTTGCAAAAATGAGTGGGCGCGGACTAGGGCATACAGGGGGAACGATTGATAAACTAGAAGCAATTGAAGGGTTCCATGTTGAGCTTTCCAATGACAACTTTGCGAAACAAGTAAACGAAATTGGCATGGCGGTCATTGGTCAATCTGGAAATTTAACGCCTGCGGATAAAATGCTCTACGCATTACGTGATGTAACAGGTACAGTATCGAGCATCCCATTAATCGCAAGTTCAATTATGTCGAAAAAAATTGCTGCGGGTGCAGATGCGATTGTACTCGATGTGAAAACGGGCGATGGAGCTTTCATGAAAACAGTTGAAGACTCAAAACTGTTAGCACAAGCGATGGTTAAAATCGGTAATAATGTCGGTCGTAAAACGATGGCGATTATTTCGGATATGAGTCAGCCTTTAGGGTTCGCGATTGGGAATGCGTTAGAAGTGAAAGAAGCGATTGATACGTTAAAAGGGAATGGTCCCGAAGATTTAAATGAATTATGCTATACACTCGGCTCTCAAATGGTTGTGTTAGGTGGGAAAGCAAAAACAATCGATGAAGCGCGAAAAATGCTAGAAGAAGTTGTTGCAAACGGAGCGGCGTTAGAAGTATTAAAGAAATTTATTACTGCTCAAGATGGCGATGCATCGGTCGTAGAGGATACAACACGCCTTCCACAAGCGCAATTTGAAATCGAAGTACCAGCAAAGGAATCGGGCTATATTTCAAAAATTGAAGCGGATGATATCGGGACAGCAGCAATGTTATTAGGTGCAGGGCGTGCTACGAAAGAATCTGAAATCGATTTAGCTGTGGGACTTGTTTTACGCAAAAAAATTGGAGATCCCGTAACACAAGGTGAGTCCCTCATGACAATTTACGCAAATCAACAAAATGTGGATGATGTGTTGGCGAAAATCTATCAACATGTTCATATTTCAAGCAACAAAGTGAGTGCACCGAACTTAATTGAAGCGGTTATTACAGAGTAG
- a CDS encoding anti-sigma factor antagonist (This anti-anti-sigma factor, or anti-sigma factor antagonist, belongs to a family that includes characterized members SpoIIAA, RsbV, RsfA, and RsfB.) yields MKFNMTLHPNQVLVIKLFGELDHHQTEKVRAQISKAILQGNVKLLIWNLEQLHFMDSSGIGLVLGRIRELRAVDGQTVILNPSETMQKIFQFSGLGGLIMEGSEQNVILQARGIVNG; encoded by the coding sequence GTGAAATTTAATATGACACTTCATCCAAATCAAGTTCTCGTCATTAAACTATTTGGAGAGCTTGATCATCATCAAACAGAAAAGGTTCGCGCACAAATTTCCAAAGCAATTTTACAAGGGAATGTGAAGTTGCTTATTTGGAATTTAGAGCAACTGCACTTTATGGATAGTTCAGGTATTGGACTCGTGTTGGGAAGAATACGTGAGTTGCGAGCGGTAGATGGGCAAACGGTAATTTTAAATCCATCTGAAACTATGCAAAAAATATTTCAATTTTCAGGGTTAGGTGGCTTGATTATGGAAGGCTCGGAGCAAAATGTGATTTTACAGGCAAGGGGGATTGTCAATGGATAA
- the spoIIAB gene encoding anti-sigma F factor, giving the protein MDNKMTLTFIARSENEGLARVAVTSFIAQLDPTIEELSECKTIVSEAVSNAIIHGYANNPNGIITIHAIRDGAAISVAIKDEGCGIEDIEQAREPLYTTKPEIERSGMGFTIMESFSDFLQVESSVGVGTVITFTKQISSARTLVT; this is encoded by the coding sequence ATGGATAACAAAATGACACTAACGTTTATAGCACGCAGCGAAAATGAAGGACTTGCACGTGTTGCCGTGACAAGTTTTATTGCGCAATTAGACCCAACGATTGAAGAATTATCCGAATGCAAAACAATTGTCTCGGAGGCTGTTTCAAATGCAATTATTCATGGCTACGCGAATAATCCCAATGGCATCATAACGATCCATGCTATTCGCGATGGAGCAGCAATTAGTGTTGCAATTAAAGATGAAGGATGTGGTATTGAGGACATTGAACAAGCGAGGGAACCACTTTACACAACAAAACCAGAAATTGAACGCTCAGGAATGGGCTTTACGATTATGGAAAGCTTCTCTGATTTTTTGCAAGTTGAATCGAGTGTCGGTGTGGGAACCGTCATTACGTTTACGAAACAAATATCTTCAGCACGCACACTTGTTACGTAA
- a CDS encoding SigF/SigG family RNA polymerase sporulation sigma factor, which translates to MSTIEQSSETLLTQEQMRKLIASSQAGDKEARKTMIEGNTRLVWSIVQRFSSRGVELDDLFQIGCIGLMKSVDKFDLSYEVKFSTYAVPMIIGEIQRFLRDDGMVKVSRSIRELNFKIRHATDEYLKTNEKPPSIGELAQILNVTHDEILMAADAMRDPASLHEQLFENDGDSITLMDQMRDDKSELPFDYIPLKELLKKLGKREQAIIYFRYYLDLTQTEIAERLGISQVQVSRLEKKILAQLKTWMDLTTTSKTVNK; encoded by the coding sequence ATGAGTACGATCGAACAGTCATCTGAAACGTTATTAACGCAAGAACAAATGAGAAAACTCATTGCAAGTTCACAAGCCGGTGATAAAGAAGCACGTAAAACTATGATTGAAGGTAATACACGACTCGTTTGGTCCATTGTCCAACGATTTTCATCAAGGGGTGTTGAATTAGATGACTTGTTTCAAATCGGTTGCATTGGCTTAATGAAATCGGTTGATAAATTTGATTTATCCTATGAGGTGAAATTTTCAACGTATGCCGTTCCGATGATTATAGGTGAAATTCAACGGTTTTTAAGGGACGATGGGATGGTGAAAGTAAGTCGCTCGATTCGAGAGCTCAACTTTAAAATTCGCCATGCTACGGACGAATATTTAAAAACGAATGAAAAACCACCTTCTATTGGAGAGCTTGCGCAAATTTTGAATGTTACACATGATGAAATTTTAATGGCAGCGGATGCAATGCGTGATCCAGCAAGCCTTCATGAACAATTATTTGAAAATGATGGGGATTCCATTACATTAATGGATCAGATGAGAGACGATAAGTCGGAATTACCGTTTGACTATATCCCACTAAAAGAACTACTAAAGAAACTTGGGAAACGAGAACAAGCGATTATTTACTTCCGCTATTATTTGGATTTAACCCAAACGGAAATTGCTGAACGACTAGGAATTTCCCAAGTACAAGTGTCACGTCTTGAAAAGAAAATACTCGCACAGCTAAAGACCTGGATGGATTTAACAACGACTTCAAAGACGGTGAATAAATAA
- a CDS encoding spore germination protein — protein sequence MTNQLFATLEIAKAYFEKTFDSENTFDVCIKVITVRNLPTLTVYVSGLINSDTLTELLANLQWQEEEEIEDEVEYFNGHFNYHGKEDATSIENFLLGVLSGRVGFITRSGYSFLAEFREYPGRTPEEPDNEKVIRGARDGFAENIIQNTGLIRRRIRSEKLRFQMHQLTTLGQTDVAVSYMENLVNEKHLHWLIERLHQIKHDGLTMGDKSLEEWLFKQKFHPLPFVRYSERPDIVAAHLLEGHIAIIVDTSPSVMLMPVTMFHLLQHAEEYRQAPIIGTMMRILRYIAVIFSLILLPMWYLLVTNDNLLPEKLAFLGTKEPSEIPLFLQIIIADVGIEYLRLAAIHTPSPLSTAMGLLAGITIGQIAIDVGLFSSEVVLYIAISAIFTFALPNYELSISVKVFRLLLLTSTALFGLNGFFIGGFIIFSYLCALKPMNVPYLWPLVPFFPKAFMRVIIRFPISQDALRPYVIGAKQRKRS from the coding sequence ATGACCAATCAATTGTTTGCAACTTTAGAAATTGCAAAAGCATACTTTGAAAAAACTTTTGATTCAGAAAATACGTTTGATGTTTGTATAAAAGTAATTACGGTAAGAAATTTACCGACGCTTACGGTTTATGTCAGTGGATTAATCAATAGCGATACTTTGACGGAGCTTTTGGCTAATTTACAGTGGCAAGAAGAGGAAGAAATTGAGGATGAAGTTGAGTATTTTAATGGGCACTTCAACTACCACGGCAAGGAAGATGCAACGTCTATCGAGAATTTTCTGCTAGGAGTCCTTAGTGGGCGTGTTGGATTTATTACACGCAGTGGCTATAGTTTCTTAGCAGAATTCCGAGAATATCCTGGCCGAACTCCTGAAGAGCCGGATAATGAGAAGGTAATTCGAGGAGCACGTGATGGTTTTGCTGAAAACATTATTCAAAATACAGGGCTTATTCGTAGACGGATCCGAAGTGAAAAATTAAGGTTTCAAATGCACCAACTCACAACCCTTGGGCAAACGGATGTAGCGGTTTCCTATATGGAAAACTTGGTCAATGAAAAACATTTACATTGGCTTATTGAACGCTTACATCAAATTAAACATGACGGCTTAACAATGGGCGACAAGTCACTTGAGGAATGGTTGTTTAAACAAAAATTCCATCCATTACCTTTCGTTCGGTATTCAGAAAGACCGGATATTGTCGCAGCACATTTATTAGAAGGTCATATTGCGATTATTGTAGATACATCACCTTCAGTCATGCTTATGCCTGTGACAATGTTTCACTTATTGCAGCATGCAGAAGAGTATCGTCAAGCTCCAATAATAGGAACGATGATGCGGATTTTAAGGTATATAGCGGTAATTTTTAGTCTAATATTACTTCCTATGTGGTATTTATTGGTGACTAACGATAATTTACTGCCAGAAAAATTAGCTTTTTTAGGGACAAAGGAACCGAGTGAAATTCCTTTGTTTTTACAAATAATCATTGCGGATGTCGGGATTGAATATTTGCGATTAGCAGCTATTCATACACCAAGCCCGTTATCGACGGCGATGGGTTTACTAGCGGGTATTACTATTGGGCAAATTGCAATTGATGTTGGCTTATTTTCAAGTGAAGTTGTGTTATATATAGCGATTAGCGCCATTTTCACATTTGCACTTCCCAATTACGAGCTCAGCATTTCGGTGAAGGTTTTCCGATTATTATTATTAACAAGTACGGCTTTGTTTGGTTTGAATGGTTTCTTTATCGGTGGTTTCATTATCTTCAGTTATTTATGTGCATTAAAACCGATGAATGTGCCGTATTTATGGCCGCTCGTTCCATTTTTCCCAAAAGCCTTTATGCGTGTAATCATTCGATTCCCAATTTCTCAAGATGCACTTCGTCCGTATGTAATCGGTGCTAAACAGCGAAAACGTTCATGA